The following DNA comes from Mucisphaera calidilacus.
CAAAGCGTCCAGCCGCCCGCGTCGTCCCACTTGATCGGCGACTCGCTCCCCTCATCCGGGTCCACCAGCAGGTAGGCACGCCCGGTCATCGCGATCTTCCGCATCACGCCGACCGTGGCCACCAGCGGCACCGCAAAGAGCGACGCCGAACGATCCGCACGCCCCAGGCTGATCTCCTCAGGGTCCGCCAACGCCGACGACCCCACCAGAAGCGTCGCGATATCACGATCCGCCGGCTCCGTCAGACCGCTGATCACCGTCTGACTGAGCCGCAACGCACGCGGACGGCTCCAGCCACGCGCAATCGGCGTCTGCTGACGCAACTCCAGCACCAGGTGGTTGTGACGGTGCGACAGGTCCGCACGCACCACGTACTGAATCCGACGCGGCGCCAGCAACTCCTCGATCCCCGCGTCCGTGCTCTCCATCGACGACGGCCGCAGCAGCGTCATCCGGCCCGACCACTCAGGCTCCGACCGCGTCTTGGGCCGTGCCCGCTCCGGACGCTTGCGCGCACGAGGCGGACGAACACTAAGCCCGAACAGCTTCCGAGACAGCTCCGCCGTCCCCGGCACGTTCGGCCGCGACTGCAAGTCCACCAAACCCGCCCAGATGTGTCGGCAGAACAGGCCGTTATCGAAGACCTCGCAGTCGCACTCGGCGATCGCCGCGCGGCCCTCAACCCGAAACGATACTTCGTGCTGCTGATCGCCATCCTTCACCACGAAACGGATCAGCTCGTCATCCAGCTCCGGCGCAAGACGCTCCACAGCGCCATCGCGCTGAAGCTCGCGACCACGAATCCGTTCCTCGCTCTGAAAGAAAGGCGACCACGACGTCACCAGTGACATATCAATCCTCACCCCAAGTACAGGACGCCGGGCAACGCATAAGGGGAACAAGCCTATCCGCCACAACCCCAACGGGCAATCCCACACGCCCGAAAGCACGCCAGACTATCCTGCAGCCGTGGAAAACCTCCTCACGATCGCGTCCGTGGCGGGCTGGATTATCAGCCTCGGATGGCTCCTGCGACGCCGCATCGTCGGCCCCGGCGCTCGCCTCGAACCACGACCCACCCCGATCGTCGCCATCGACGGACTCGTCGCCCTCCTCCTGACGATCGGCGGGCAGTTCATCGCCGCGGCCATCCTCGGCGCACTCGGCTGGACCCAAGACCCTTCCGAACGCCTCAGCGCCCTCTCGGTCATGATCCTCCAGGCGTCCGGCATGGGACTCGCCGCCACCTACGGACTGATCCTTGTTCTTCGCAGCGAGCCCCGCGCATCCGCATGGCTACCCGCATCCCTCGCGACCGTCGCGCTCCTCGGCTGTGTCGCCACCATCACCCTCGGGCAGGGCACCGTCGCTATCGTCGCCAACGCCGCCACACTCCTGGGCTACCCGCCCCCCTCCATCGCCCACGAGGCCCTCGCCCGCATGGTCAGCTTTGACGACCCCGTGGCCCTCGTCCTCCGGCTCATCTCCGCCATCATCCTCGCGCCCCTCTTCGAGGAAGCCGTCTTCCGAGGCATCATCCAGCGGTCACTCGTCGACGCCACCCGCGGCCGCGTCTGGGTCGCCATCACCCTCACCGCCACCCTCTTCGGGCTGATCCACGCCGACCAGGTCCACGCTCAGGGTCTCCCCGGGCTCATCGTCCTGGGCATCATCTTCGGCTGGCTCTACGCACGGACCGACCGCCTCTGGATCCCCATGCTCGCTCACACCGCCTTCAACGCCTACAACGTAGGATTGGCCTTCCTCCTCTTCGGCCCCACACCCGTCGAAGCAGGCTAAACGCACCAGGAGTCAACGATGCTCAGACCCATCGAATGGGTAGGCGACACCGACGGACACCTCCGCCTCCTCGACCAGACCCGCCTCCCAGCCACCACCGAGTACATCGACTGCACCGACGTCGACACCGTCTGGCACGCCATCAAACGACTCTCCGTCCGCGGCGCACCCGCCATCGGCATCTCCGCCGCCTACGGCTGCGTCATCGGCGCACGCAACAACCAACTCGACGAGGCCATCGCCCACCTGCGCACCTCACGGCCCACCGCCGTCAACCTCTTCTGGGCACTCGACCGCATCGCCGCACTCAAAACCACCGACCCCCAACGGATCCTCGACGAGGCCCACGCCATCGCCGACGAGGACGACGCCATGTGCCGCAGCATCGGCCGGCACGCCCTCGCACTCATCGACAGCCTCACCGCCAAGGCACCCGACCGCCCCCTGCGCCTCATCACCCACTGCAACGCTGGCAAGCTCGCCACAGGCGGCATCGGCACCGCCACCGCCGCCGCCTACCTCGCCAAAGAGCAAGGCCGCGACGTCACCGTGTACGCCGACGAAACACGACCCCTGCTCCAGGGCGCTCGCCTCACCGCCTTCGAACTCACCGACGCCGGCATCGACGTCCGGCTCATCTGCGACGGCGCCGCCAGCGAGGTCCTCCGCGCCGGCGCGGTCGACGCCGCCATCGTCGGGGCCGACCGCATCGCCGCCAATGGCGACACCGCCAACAAGGTCGGCACCTGCGGCCTCGCCTCTCTCGCCCGCCACCACGGCATCCCCTTCCTCGTCGCAGCACCCCACTCCACCTTCGACCTCAACACCGCCACCGGCAACGCCATCCCCATCGAGGAGCGCGCCGCCGAAGAGGTCACCGAAGGCTTCGGCACACGCACCGCACCGCCCGACGTCCGCGTCTTCAACCCCGCCTTCGACATCACCCCCGCCAACCTCATCACCGCCATCGTCACCGACCAGGGCGTCATCCGCCCCGTCAGTGAAGCCGCCGTCCGCGACCACCTCGCCGTCGACACGGAACCCGCACGATGACCCATCCGCCCCTGCCGCCGCTCGATCCCGACCTTGGCATCCAGCCGCTCCGACGCGGCAAGGTCCGCGACGTCTACCAGGTCCGCCTCAAAGACGGCCGACCCGCCATCATGCTCGTCGCCACCGACCGACTCTCCGCCTTCGACGTCGTCCTGCCCGACCCGATCCCCGGCCGGGGCATCATCCTCACCCAGATCACCAGATTCTGGCTCCACAAGATCGAGGCGGAGCTCAAGCACGCCCCCGATCACCACCTGCTCTCCACCGACCCCAGCGACGTCGACGGACTCACCCCCGACGCCGTCGAACAACTCAAGGGCCGCGTCACCCTCGGACGCCCCTGCCACACCATCCCCATCGAGTGCGTCGCACGAGGCTACCTCGCCGGCTCCGGCTGGAAGAGCTACCAGCACGACCGGACCGTCTGTGGCGTCACCCTCCCCGCCGGCCTCCAGCTCGGCGACCAACTCCCGCAACCCATCTTCACCCCCGCCACCAAGGCCGAATCCGGGCACGACGAGAACATCAGCTTCGATCAGGCCGCCAGCATCGTCGGCAGCGATCGCGCCGCATGGATGCGCGACACGACCCTCCGCATCTACGAGCACGCCCGCGACCACGCCGCCGACCGCGGACTCCTCCTCGCCGACACCAAATTCGAGTTCGGCATCCCCCTCGACGACCACGGCCAGCCCATCGACAACACCGCCCCGATCCTCATCGACGAGGTCGCCACACCCGACAGCTCCCGCTACTGGCCCGCCGACGGCCACCAACCCGGCCGCGAACCCGACAGCTTCGATAAACAGATCATCCGCAATGCCTTACAGGCTATCGTGGACCGTGGCGACTGGAACAAGACCCACCCCGGCCCCAGCCTGCCCGCCGAAATCCTCCAGCGGACCGCCGACCAGTACCGCGAGGTCTATCAGCGACTCACCGGCCAGCCCGCCCCCGCCTGAGCCGCCATACACAACCCGATTGTGACAACCGCCAGGAACGGGTAAGATTCAGGGTTCGAGCGTTTGGCCACCCGCCACGCGACTCGGGGTGTAGCGCAGTTTGGTAGCGCGCTTCGTTCGGGACGAAGAGGTCGAAGGTTCAAATCCTTTCACCCCGATTCTGCGACGCTTGCCGAGGCCATGCCTCGGCGAGCTATGCAGCATCGCCCTTCGTAGCCTTGCGTAGCGACAGCAACGCAAGGCGGAGTAGGGCCGGCCTACAGCAAACAACACAACCCGCGTCATCCCGGGACCCACGAAGACCTCAACAAGAGGCCCAAGGTTCACGCCAGGGGCGCTGCGAAGCACAATCAAACCTCGCGTGATGATCCGAACCCAACACAAAAAAGCCCCGCACGCCGAAGCGTGCAGGGCCTTGTGTGCATCACTCAGAATCAAGTGTGGCGATCACGCCGAGCGGCGACGAAGCACCGCCAGCGAGGCCAGGCCCAGCAGGCTCAGCGAAGCAGGCTCGGGAACGCCGGAACTCTGCATCATCACCGAGAAAACATCGGTGTTGTCGACGTAGTCGCCGTTCCAGTCCCAGCCCTGACCCTCGGTCCAGAAAGCATCGGCCGTCGGATCGTTGCCGTCGATCATCCCGTCAAACAGGTCGGCACCGGCACCCTTGGCCCACAGGGGAACCAAGGCGTTGGTGTGACCGCCCGAGACGTACTGCACGCCGGGCATCACGCCCACGCCGTTGTCGACAACGTTCTGCCACTCAGCGTTGACCTCGTCGTCAAGGTGGTTGCCCGTGTCCTTGTCGTCGATCACAGTGTTCGGGCCCCAGATGCCGCCGCACTCGTGGTCAGACGTGACGATCAGGAGCGTCTCGTCCCAGCTGCTGTTCGCCTCGACCCAGTCCATCACGGCCTGCACCGCGTTGTCGAAGTCGACCTGCTCACGCATCATCAGCTCGACGTTGTTGGCGTGATTCTGCCAGTCGATCGCGCCGCCCTCGACCATCATGGCGAAGCCATCTTCGTCCTGCTCCAGAACGTTGAGCGCACCCTTGGTCATCTGCTCAAGCGTGGGAACATCGCGACCGTTGAGCGTGTCGCCGGTGAAGATGCCCGCGACCTTGTCAGCGACCAGCGTGCCCGCCTCAAGCGCGGCCCAGGCAGCATCGGTGTCAACGACGGTGTAGCCACGATCGACAGCATCAGCCTTGAAGCCAGGCGTGCCGATGCCGTTGCCATGATCCTTGTAATCGATCGACCACGAGCCGTCGCCACGCTGATAAGCATCAACGTAAGCGTCGCCACCCATGATCACATCAAGATCGCTGTTGACCATGTCAAAGGCGATGTCATCCTTGTTGTAGCGGTAGAACGAGTGGGCATCGACAGCAGCAGGCGTGGCGTGGTTGAACTGCACGCTGGAGACCGAACCGGTCGCCTTGCCGGCTTCCGCCGCATACTCGTAGAAGGTCTTGAGCTCTTCGCCCTCGACGCTGTAGCTGACCGCACTGTTGTAGGTCTTGGTGCCGGTGTAGAGGGCGGTCGCAGCCGCCGCCGAGTCGGTGAAGTAGTTGTAGTCGCCGCTGCTCGAACCGCGGTGGTAGTTGAAATCACTCCACATCTTGTCCTGGTCGTAGCCCTGGGGCACGGCGGTCCAGTTCTTGTTCGCCGCGTCCGTGCCGTTGGCCTCACCGTTCGAGAGCAGGATGCGGCCCTCGTCGTTGTCGTAGACGTTGTTCATGAACGTCGTGCAACCATAGAAGTTGAACGAACCATCGTCGTAAGGGAGATCGCCCTGGTAGTAGCGAGCGGCTTCCCAGCCGTTGAACCCGATGCCGTCGCTGACCATCAGGATCACGTTCTTGGCCTGCGACGCTTCGACCTGCGCAGCACCCGCCAACAACAGCGCCGCAACACAGACCTTCGTAGAAAACTGAGACATCATGCTTCTCCTTTAATGAGAAATAGGGGTGAACAGACACGCATAAAACGGGAGCAAACCGATAGCGCGAGCGACTAAGCCAATCGCCTGAACAAACAGACACGACGCCGCGTCCGTATCGGGTTCTGTGGATCCCGGCCCGCTCGCGCAGGTCTCATCCAACGGTGATGCGTGAAAAGATAAGAAGGTCGTATTAGCGACAGATTACGATTCGGAAAATCTCCGGTGAATCCGCACCGTAAATGTCAGAAATGAAATTGATTTATACAAGGCAGAATGCTTGCTACTCAGAAACCCCTAGGGGTTACTCCTCGTCTCGCCTATTGATGCGCACGCCATACTGACGTATGACGCAACGCCCCCAAGCTCACGAGCCGCGCTCACCAACCTCCCCCGGCGTCAATCCGCACGCGTGACCGCATCGGGCATCCGCGACAAGGCCTCGGTCACCGCCTGCGTGATCCGGTCGCCGCGAAGACCCTTCACAAGCACCCTGCCGTCCGGGCCAATCAACCAGATGGAAGGAATGCCGCGCACGCCATAATCCTCCGGCAGGGTCGCAGCATTCCACGCACCCAGGAATCCCTGATGCCACCCCAGCGACTGCTTCTGAGCATACGCCGCCGGTGCCTTCGGCTGATCATCAAGCGACAGCCCGATCATCGTAAAGTTCGGGTCGCTCCCGTGTCGCTCCCAGACCGCCTTGAGATTCGGCGTCTCATCCAGACACGGGCCGCACCACGTCGCCCAGAAATCAATCAGCACGACCTTCCCGCGATGATCCGAGAGCGTAAACGACGCCTCACCCGCCAGCGGGTCCTCCGCCTCCGGATCCATCAGCGGCACCGTGAAATCGTGCGCGACATCACCCTCCTGCAGTGAGGGCTGAATCAGATCAACACGCATGAGACCCAGCTCCAGCGGCTCCGGCACATACGTCACACCCTCATTAAACGCCGGGACCGTCACACGCTGCGTGAACTTCGCCGTCGGCTCGCCGAAACCACACACATCGCCCTCCGGCGGCTCATGAGCCTTGAATTCAAGCTCGTACGTACCCGACTCGACGTTATGAATCACAAAGCTCCCGTCAGACTCCACCCTGAACACGTGATGCCTCGACGCCGAGCGCATCTCCATCTGGAGCTCACGAGTCCGCTCCTGCAGTGCAGTCCCCTCCTCCGTGGCGAAGAACGCCGACCGCTCCTCCTGTGTCCAGTCTTCATAACCCTCAGGCATCATCTCAGAAATCACCGCCTTCATAGGCTCCGGGTCAACCCACGTCGACAAACGCGCCTGAACACTGGCAAACGGCGCCCGCGGCACCGAATCCCCCGGCCAGACAAAGGTGCCCCGCAGATTCCTTCCAGAGCCGCCAATCAGCACCTCGATCGTCTCGCCCGGTTCCGGTTCGAAATTCTGGTTCAGCGTCGATGTCCAGGCGTTGTCAGACAGCGTCACCCGACGCCCAACTTGAATCGACGCCGGCGGAACACGATCGGCCAGGAAGTACCCCGCCTCATCGGCTTTCACCTTGTACTGATGCTGCGGCCCCGGGTCCTGCGCAACGTTCGGCACCATCGGCGGCTGAACCACACTGATCATCACACTCTCACCATCCCGAGGCGAATCACCTACGAGAACACGACCCTTCACTCGCGCCCACGGACGCAGCCGCAACACCTCCCCCACCTCCGGCAAGTCCTCCGCGAGCACGTGCAGGTACCCCGCTTCCTCAGCGACGACCAGGGCAAACGGCTGAGCCTGCGGCGGGAAACTAAACCAACCCGCGTCATCCGTCTCAGCGTAGGGACGCTCGCTGTGACTCACCCGACCGTTCCTCAAATAAGGCTGGTAAGGCATCGTTGTCAGGTAAACACGCATGCCCGCTTCCGCGACGCCCTGAGCATCTGCCAACCTGTACCGGACGTCAGGCGCCGGCGACAACGCGAACGCAAGCGACACTCGGCCATGCTTCTCCTCGATCGCCCGGGAGATCACACCCCCATACCCAGGCGACTCGATCATCACAAAGCGAAACGGGTAGGGATAGCCGAATACCAGCTCCGCCTCGCCCCGCTCGTCATCAACGTCCGTGACCGAATGGTGTTCCCAATGAATCGACTGTGCAGGGTGATCCTGAAACTTCAGCCCGGGAATCGCCCGATACGTCCGCACCGGCTCGCCCGTCTCCGCATCCGTGACCCGCACCTCGATCGTCAGCGGCGCCTTGAACACCACCCTGTGAGGGGGGCCCTCGGGGTTCGGCGAAAGACGCAGCCCTCGCACGTCTCCAACATCCTCCGCAAAGAAGTCAAAGGCCACTTCATCATGCGGCCCGTAATAGACCGCCACCCCGTCCTCGCCCGTCTCCAGACGCTCCGGAATCGTTCTGAATCCCCGCCACTCATCCGGGGAGATGTAGGCCCTGATCGGTTCGCCCTCCTCGTTCACCGTCTGTATCCGAAACACCGCCGCCGGCTTGAGCGTGAAATCCAGAGGTTCAGCACCCGGCTCCACCCCTACCTGAACCAGCTCCGGCGCATGACCCTCCGACGAGACTGTAAAGACCGTCAACCCCTCGGGCAGATTGTCAAAGCGATAACGGCCCGAATCATCCGTCACCGTCGAAGGCGGGCTGTTGCTAGCAAAGCGATCCGAACCGGTCGCCACCAGCGCACCACCAATGGGCCTCCCCGCCTCGTCACGCACCACACCGGCCTGAGCAACACCACGCTTGAGAACAGAGACAGCCGTCCCATCCAGAAGCTGCTCCAGCGTCGCCGCACCGCTGTACTGACCACCCCACTGATCCACGAGATAGCGACCGTCCTTCCACGCGATCAACACCTTCTCCTCGCCCAGCACTGGCAACGGCTCGCTCTGCCAATGACCCGATGCGTCCGACAACACACGCTTGCTCATCTGGAATCGCGGCCACCCCACCCGCCGATCCGTACTCGCATCAACATGCAACCACACCTCCCCCATAGCCCCCGCCACCGGCATCCCGGACTCGTCCTCCACACGCCCCGACAAACGCTGCACACGCAACAAACGCGCGGTCAAAACCCGGTCGTCGCCCACCTCGCGCAGATCCCTGAAGATGACCGACGCACGCCCCTCCCGCTCAAGCTCCACCATCGAACGCGTGGCGACCAACTCAGAACGAGCCGGATAAACAACCGCCATACCCTCCGCATCCGTGGTCGCAGTAACCGCGTAATCCTTCAGATGACCGTCCAGCACCACCCGCGCCCCCGCGACAGGCCGCCCTTTTTCATCCACCGCCTTCACACGCACGGGCCTGGACTCAACCTCCTGACGCTCGCCCTCCCCGAACGGACCGTCCGCCAGAAAACGCAGATCAAAAACCTCAAAGTCGCTAGGCGTCTCTGCATCACCATCCGCATGGATACGCAGATCCAGATAGACCAACGCCTCGGCCGACGCGTCATGCCGCTCAAGAATCTCGCGTAGATCGACACGAACCGTCTGCCTACGACCATCACTGACAATGTCCTTGTACGACACCGTGGTCATGTTGTCCGGCTGACCACCCCAAAAGGCCAGCAAGGGCAACTCGGGCCGACGCATATCCAGTCCCCGCGCCCGATAGGTCATCGACAAGACGGGTGTCCGCTCGGGATCGATCATCAGCAGACCCGCAAAGTTACGCGTCACGGCGTGCGCCGGCTGATGCACCGTAATCCGGTAACTCTCCGCCAGCGTCTCCACCTCGTACTGATCGGTCTCCGGCTCGCCACCCGTGCCATACGTCCACGGGCTGGTGACGTCCAGCACCAGATCCTGACCCGTAACAGCGACCGCCGTCCACACCAGAACCAAAAAGCCCGCCAGAACCGCCCTCAGAAAAACACGCATGACTTACCCCTTTACAAGGAATCTCGACATCCATCACGACCATCAAGGAATGTCACCTTGAGCATAACCAGACTCGATCATGGTTCCAAGGGAAATCCCTCACCGAATCACACGCCGCAACCTCAACGCCTTCATCCGCGACGACAGCGTGCTCGGCCGCATCCCCAGCAGCGCAGCAGCACCACCCGCACCCGACACGCGACCGCCCGATACCTCCAGCGCGCGCACGATATTCTCACGCTCGCGCTCACGCATCTCCGCCGCAGTCAGCACCCGCTCCGGCTCCGACTCCTCCGCCGCCTCCGTTGCACGCTCGTCCGCTGCCGGCAACGCAACAACGAGCGACCGCCCCGTCGACGTGATCACCCCGCGCTCGATCACGTTCTGCAACTCACGCACATTCCCCGGCCAGCCATACCGAAGCAGCTCCTCCACCGTCGCCTTGGTCAGACGCAGCATCGGACGGTTCAGCCGCTGACAGGTCGCCTCCAGGAAACAATGCGCCAACTCCGGGATGTCCTCCCGACGCTGACGAAGCGGAGCCACCTCGATCGGAAACACATTCAACCGGTAATAAAGATCCTCCCGAAAACGGCCCGCGTCCACCTCCGCACGCAGGTCCCGATTGGTCGCAGCCACCACCCGCACATCACTCTCACGCGTCCGCGCCTCGCCCACCCGCTCGAACGTCCCCTCCTGCAACACCCGCAGCAGCTTGCTCTGCAACTCGATCGGGATCTCCCCGACCTCGTCCAGAAACAGGGTCCCCCCGTCCGCCGCCTCGAACCGTCCCGCACGATCCCGCACCGCGCCGCTGAAAGCCCCCTCCACGTGCCCGAAGAACTCGCTCTCATACAGATCACGCGGGATCGCGGCACAGTTCACCTTGATCATCGGGCCGTCACGACGACCGCTCCGCCGATGGATCTCACGCGCGACTAACTCCTTGCCCGTCCCCGACTCTCCCGTGATCAACACACTCGCGCCCGTGTCCGCCACCACCTCGATCTGACGCGTCGTGTTCCGCAGCGCCGCGCTCGACCCCACCATCTCCCCGAACGCCCCCTCGCTCGCCACCTCCTCACGCAGGTACGCGTTCTCGATCTCCAGGCGCCGCTTGAGACGATCAATCTCCGCGAACGCACGCGCGTTCACGATCGCCGCCGCCACGTGGTCCGCCAGCATCCGGTACCAGATCAACTCATCGACCTCGACCACGCTGCGCATGAACACCGCGAACACCCCGATCACCTCGCCCCGGAACACCAGCGGCTGCGCCGCCAGCCCGCGGATCGACTCTCGCTCCGCCCACGCCGGGTCCGCAACCCACTTCATCTCCTGGCTCGTGTCCCACACCACCACCGCGTCGCCCGTCGCCGCGACATGCCCGATCTTCCGAACGCCCAGCGGAAAACGCATGAACCGACCATCCAGACGATCCCACACGTCCGACCGGTCCACCTCCGAACGCCCAGCACTCGCCACCAGGTGCAGGCAACGCGACTGATCCGGGCACTCCTCACGCAGCCGGCACGTCGCACACACATCACCCCGGTCAATCAGCCACACACGGCACAACGCCACGTGCTCCATCGCCGCCACACGCCGAACGATCAGCGACAGCAGACCCTCCAGCGAACGCTCCGCCGCCACGTCCAGCAGCAACGCCTTCAACTCCGGCGAATTCTCAGGGGCACGACGCGTCGGCATCCCACAAGCTTACGAGATTTCGTAATTAACATCTATTGTTTTCGTTATTTAACGATTTTTCGCGATTACTGATCCAGGCATTGAATATCGTATATATCTGTATTAATTGATTTTATAAATACCTATTCTTCTGGCACGCCGCGTGCATAACGGTTCCTTCGACAGGCCAGATTGTCCGGCCTGAATCACACCCCACCAAGGAGCCACAACATGGCACGCATCACCCCCGTTCAAGTCGCGCAGGCACAAGGCAACACGAAGCAACTCCTCGAAGGCGTCCAGAAAGGCCTCGGCATGGTCCCCAACATGATGAAGACCATGGCCCAGTCATCCGCCGCACTCGGCGCCTACCTCAACTTCAGCCAGGCCCTCGCCACCGCACTCAACCCCAGGCTGCGCGAGCAGATCGCGCTCGCCGTCGCCGGCATCAACAACTGCAGCTACTGCGCCTCCGCCCACACCGCGCTCGGTTCCAAAGCAGGCGTCGACAACACCGAACTCGCCGCCAACCTCCAGGGCCGGTCCGAAGACCCCAAAACCCAGGCCGCACTCCGCTTCGCACGCGCCATCGTCATCAAGCAGGGATGGGTCAGCGACGACGAACTCGCCGACATCCGCGAGGCCGGCTACGCCGATCAGCAGATCGTCGAGATCGTCGCCGTCGTCGCACTCAACCTCTTCACCAACTACTTCAACCACGTCGCCGACACCGAGATCGACTTCCCCGTCGTCGAGACCGCCGACGCAGCAGCCTGATACACGGCAGTCGCAGGCCACGCAGGACAACCTCAGCAGAACCACACAAGCAACAAGCAGGAGAAACGGGACATGATCGAAGCACCACCCCTACCCAACACCTCCACCTCATCACCGCAAGACGAACTCGATCACCACACGCCCCGCATCCCGCAGCAGCAACGCAAAGCGTTCCCGCTGATCGACCTGATCGCCCGCGAACTCCAGGAAGCCGACGGACTCGACCCCACCGCCGCACTCTTCGAGGCCATACGCATCCTCGAAGAAGCCTCCGCCTCGGTCTGACCCGAACCACACGCAAGGAGACCGCACGATGAAACGCATCAGAACAACATCACGCATCCTGATCGGATCAGGACTCACCCTCACCGCGCTCGCCGCCGCCCTGCTCACCAGCGGCAGCCCCGACGCCACCGCACAGCCGCACCAGCACGGCATGACCAGCCCCGTCCGCGCAACGACGTCAGCACACCCCCTTGGCAAACCCGAAGCCGACCTCCCCAAACCCGACGTCAAGCTGCAGCCCGGACGCGTTGCCCTCGTTGTCACCGATCCCCAGAACGACTTCCTCAGCCCCGAGGGTGTCACCTGGGGCGTCGTCGGCGAAAGCGTCACCGAGAACAACACCGTCCAGAACATCGACGACCTCTTCACCGCCGCTCACGCCAACAACGTCCCCGTCTTCGTCAGCCCCCACTACTACTACGAACACGACCACACCTGGAAGTTCGAAGGCGCCCTCGAAACCCTCATGCACAACATCGGCATGTTTGACCGACCCAACGCCCTCGACCTCACCGGGTTCGAAGGCTCCGGCGCCGACTGGCTCGAACAATACAAGCCGCACATCAACCACGAGAACACCACGGTCGTCAGCCCGCACAAGGTCTACGGCCCCGAAACCAACGACCTCGTCCTCCAGCTCCGCAAGCAGGGCATCGACCAGGTCATCCTCGCCGGCATGTCCGCCAACCTCTGCACCGAAGCCCACATGCGCGAGCTCATCGAACAGGGCTTCGAGGTCATCATCGCCGCCGACGCCACCGCCGCCGCCAAGATCCCCCACTACGACGGCTACGAGGCCGCCTACGTCAACTACCGATTCATCGCCAACGCCGTCTGGTCCACCGACCAGACCGTCGACGCCATCCGCAACCTCCCCCAGTCACACTGAATCCGTCACCAGCCAACACCACCAAGGAGATCCACCATGAAACGCTTCAAGACACGCACCGCCCCGCTCTTCATCGTCATCCTCGGCCTCTTCGCCGCAGGCACCATCGTCACCGTCAACGCCTGGGCGCAGCAGTCCGCCACGCCCAACACCTCCCGAGCCTACCTCCACAGCTACAACCTCCCAAGCTCAGGCGTCGCCCTCGAAGGCTACTGCCCCGTCAGCTACTTCGCCGTCAACAAAGCCGTCATGGGCAAGCCCGAATACGCCTCGACCTACCAGGGCGTTACCTACCACTTCGCCGTCCCCGAAGGCAAGACCGCCTTCGACCGAAACCCCGAAAAATACCTGCCCGCCTATGGCGGATGGTGCGCCTTCGGCATGGCCATCGAAGATAAGTTCCCCGTCGACCCCACCGCTTTCAAGATCGTCAACGGCCGACTCATGCTCTTCCTCCGCAACCAGAACCTCGACGCCCGCGAACTCTGGAACAGCTACGACCAGAACACCCAGGTCAACAAAGCCGACGCACACTGGAAGAACGTCAGCGGCTGAC
Coding sequences within:
- a CDS encoding carboxymuconolactone decarboxylase family protein, with the protein product MARITPVQVAQAQGNTKQLLEGVQKGLGMVPNMMKTMAQSSAALGAYLNFSQALATALNPRLREQIALAVAGINNCSYCASAHTALGSKAGVDNTELAANLQGRSEDPKTQAALRFARAIVIKQGWVSDDELADIREAGYADQQIVEIVAVVALNLFTNYFNHVADTEIDFPVVETADAAA
- a CDS encoding sigma-54-dependent Fis family transcriptional regulator, which translates into the protein MPTRRAPENSPELKALLLDVAAERSLEGLLSLIVRRVAAMEHVALCRVWLIDRGDVCATCRLREECPDQSRCLHLVASAGRSEVDRSDVWDRLDGRFMRFPLGVRKIGHVAATGDAVVVWDTSQEMKWVADPAWAERESIRGLAAQPLVFRGEVIGVFAVFMRSVVEVDELIWYRMLADHVAAAIVNARAFAEIDRLKRRLEIENAYLREEVASEGAFGEMVGSSAALRNTTRQIEVVADTGASVLITGESGTGKELVAREIHRRSGRRDGPMIKVNCAAIPRDLYESEFFGHVEGAFSGAVRDRAGRFEAADGGTLFLDEVGEIPIELQSKLLRVLQEGTFERVGEARTRESDVRVVAATNRDLRAEVDAGRFREDLYYRLNVFPIEVAPLRQRREDIPELAHCFLEATCQRLNRPMLRLTKATVEELLRYGWPGNVRELQNVIERGVITSTGRSLVVALPAADERATEAAEESEPERVLTAAEMRERERENIVRALEVSGGRVSGAGGAAALLGMRPSTLSSRMKALRLRRVIR
- a CDS encoding carboxypeptidase regulatory-like domain-containing protein, coding for MRVFLRAVLAGFLVLVWTAVAVTGQDLVLDVTSPWTYGTGGEPETDQYEVETLAESYRITVHQPAHAVTRNFAGLLMIDPERTPVLSMTYRARGLDMRRPELPLLAFWGGQPDNMTTVSYKDIVSDGRRQTVRVDLREILERHDASAEALVYLDLRIHADGDAETPSDFEVFDLRFLADGPFGEGERQEVESRPVRVKAVDEKGRPVAGARVVLDGHLKDYAVTATTDAEGMAVVYPARSELVATRSMVELEREGRASVIFRDLREVGDDRVLTARLLRVQRLSGRVEDESGMPVAGAMGEVWLHVDASTDRRVGWPRFQMSKRVLSDASGHWQSEPLPVLGEEKVLIAWKDGRYLVDQWGGQYSGAATLEQLLDGTAVSVLKRGVAQAGVVRDEAGRPIGGALVATGSDRFASNSPPSTVTDDSGRYRFDNLPEGLTVFTVSSEGHAPELVQVGVEPGAEPLDFTLKPAAVFRIQTVNEEGEPIRAYISPDEWRGFRTIPERLETGEDGVAVYYGPHDEVAFDFFAEDVGDVRGLRLSPNPEGPPHRVVFKAPLTIEVRVTDAETGEPVRTYRAIPGLKFQDHPAQSIHWEHHSVTDVDDERGEAELVFGYPYPFRFVMIESPGYGGVISRAIEEKHGRVSLAFALSPAPDVRYRLADAQGVAEAGMRVYLTTMPYQPYLRNGRVSHSERPYAETDDAGWFSFPPQAQPFALVVAEEAGYLHVLAEDLPEVGEVLRLRPWARVKGRVLVGDSPRDGESVMISVVQPPMVPNVAQDPGPQHQYKVKADEAGYFLADRVPPASIQVGRRVTLSDNAWTSTLNQNFEPEPGETIEVLIGGSGRNLRGTFVWPGDSVPRAPFASVQARLSTWVDPEPMKAVISEMMPEGYEDWTQEERSAFFATEEGTALQERTRELQMEMRSASRHHVFRVESDGSFVIHNVESGTYELEFKAHEPPEGDVCGFGEPTAKFTQRVTVPAFNEGVTYVPEPLELGLMRVDLIQPSLQEGDVAHDFTVPLMDPEAEDPLAGEASFTLSDHRGKVVLIDFWATWCGPCLDETPNLKAVWERHGSDPNFTMIGLSLDDQPKAPAAYAQKQSLGWHQGFLGAWNAATLPEDYGVRGIPSIWLIGPDGRVLVKGLRGDRITQAVTEALSRMPDAVTRAD